From a region of the Mytilus galloprovincialis chromosome 3, xbMytGall1.hap1.1, whole genome shotgun sequence genome:
- the LOC143068998 gene encoding serine protease HTR4-like: MELSYILSNLILWLFFHLTWGEPLKRYQTPCPNECDLKKCPKLQFCDGEIVKDRCRCCPDCSTNIGFNSTYAQKDGACEQVSCPRFKVCMENMQGLPLCTCPNPFVCKGRRRHVCGKDGNTYESRCHLRVTSCHRAKRIRMAHKGACGMVGTQEHGTNVQYQETEFDISAKRRKNRKQLKRKNKKSKKRRRRKQKNRKNRRTKRRRKRGPKAKRTMEERKKNNLKNKIAMKNG, encoded by the exons ATGGAACTTAGCTATATTTTATCCAATTTAATACTGTGGTTGTTCTTCCACCTAACTTGGGGAGAACCTCTTAAGAGGTATCAGACCCCGTGTCCTAATGAATGTGACttaaaaaagtgtccaaaattacaATTCTGTGATGGAGAAATAGTGAAAGACAGATGTCGCTGTTGTCCGGATTGTTCGACAAATATTGGATTCAATAGTACTTACGCTCAAAAAG ATGGTGCATGTGAACAAGTGTCGTGTCCCAGGTTCAAAGTGTGTATGGAAAACATGCAAGGATTGCCTCTTTGTACTTGTCCGAATCCATTTGTATGCAAAGGCCGACGGAGACACGTATGTGGCAAAGATGGAAATACGTATGAATCTAGATGTCACTTGAGAGTTACGTCATGTCACAGAGCAAAACGCATCCGAATGGCCCACAAGGGGGCGTGCGGAATGGTAGGGACACAGGAACACGGAACAAATGTACAATACCAAGAGACAGAATTTGATATAAGTGCTAAACGAcgaaaaaatagaaaacaattgaAGCGTAAAAACAAAAAATCCAAGAAAAGACGGAGACGTAAACAGAAAAATCGTAAAAATAGAAGAACGAAGAGAAGACGTAAACGTGGACCTAAAGCTAAGAGAACGAtggaagaaagaaagaaaaataatttaaaaaataaaattgccatGAAGAATGGATAA